The Spodoptera frugiperda isolate SF20-4 chromosome 9, AGI-APGP_CSIRO_Sfru_2.0, whole genome shotgun sequence genome contains a region encoding:
- the LOC118281340 gene encoding zinc finger BED domain-containing protein 5-like: MASTSSGKKPTYIEAFLQWGFTSIVDKNIEKPQKKERILKSSRMDSTGNIQKANESCLQASYKIAYRIARNKKPHTIGEDLIKPCLLDAVALVIGEQHVAKIKQISLSNTTIQSRICEMSADILATVISEIKESPMFALQLDESTDVASCSQLLVFTRYIKDDDVKEEYLFCKSLPTTTRGEDVFQTLKEFIEENGLDWLKLIGTCTDGAPSMMGIRSGFQALVKQVAPQVFGYHCLIHRYALAVKTLPPDLLSTLSDIVKIVNHIRGSATNSRLFKVLCDEVGATFNALLYHTEDKIASFLRKLELYQCRVQAGDVSMFTQLSEQLVNNKQEKITFENSVVQHLTAVIDSLQQYFPNMDSRESYSWILRPFSTCVDIFKDEDVSAKVEFLGLRENNSLKVDFQNDKLSTFWRKAAAEYPIIADRALKMLIPFATTYRCETGFSTLVTLKTKARNRLNVEHDMRCALSETEPNIVKLANAKQFQPSH, encoded by the exons ATGGCTTCTACTTCATCTGGCAAAAAGCCCACTTATATAGAAGCATTTCTACAATGGGGTTTCACAAGCATCGTAgacaaaaatatagaaaagcCTCA gaaaaAGGAGAGGATTCTGAAGTCTTCCCGCATGGATTCTACAGGCAATATACAGAAAGCAAATGAATCATGCCTTCAAGCTTCATACAAAATTGCTTATCGCATCGCACGTAATAAAAAACCACACACTATAGGAGAGGACCTCATCAAACCTTGCTTATTAGATGCAGTAGCACTTGTTATTGGTGAGCAACATGTAGCTAAGATTAAACAAATCTCACTCTCAAACACTACTATTCAAAGTCGCATATGTGAAATGAGTGCCGATATTCTAGCAACCGTTATTTCTGAAATAAAGGAAAGTCCTATGTTTGCGCTGCAGTTGGACGAGTCCACAGATGTTGCTTCGTGTTCACAATTATTGGTGTTTACACGATACATTAAAGATGATGATGTAAAGGAGGAATATTTGTTCTGCAAGTCTTTGCCCACTACTACTCGCGGCGAAGACGTATTTCAAACGCTAAAAGAGTTTATTGAGGAAAATGGCCTAGACTGGTTAAAGCTGATTGGTACTTGTACAGACGGGGCGCCTTCCATGATGGGCATCCGTTCTGGTTTTCAGGCACTCGTGAAACAAGTTGCTCCTCAAGTTTTCGGCTATCATTGCTTGATACACCGTTACGCTTTGGCTGTGAAAACGCTTCCACCAGATTTGCTAAGCACGTTGAGTGACATAGTAAAAATTGTTAATCATATTCGAGGCAGCGCTACTAACTCAAGATTATTCAAAGTTTTGTGCGATGAAGTTGGTGCTACATTTAATGCTCTTTTGTACCATACAGAG GATAAAATCGCAAGCTTTTTGCGCAAATTGGAACTTTACCAATGCAGAGTTCAAGCTGGTGATGTGTCAATGTTTACACAACTAAGTGAgcaattagtaaataataaacaagagAAAATCACGTTTGAAAATTCCGTGGTTCAACATTTAACTGCCGTGATAGACTCACTGCAGCAATATTTTCCGAACATGGACAGTCGTGAGTCCTACTCCTGGATTTTAAGACCATTTTCTACTTGCGTCGATATTTTCAAGGACGAAGATGTGTCAGCGAAAGTAGAGTTTCTCGGGCTGCGTGAGAATAACTCATTGAAAGTTGATTTTCAAAATGATAAACTAAGCACATTTTGGCGAAAAGCAGCTGCAGAATATCCCATTATAGCTGACAGAGCTTTAAAAATGTTGATTCCATTTGCTACAACTTACAGATGTGAAACTGGTTTCTCAACTCTtgttacattaaaaacaaaagccaGAAACCGTCTGAATGTTGAGCATGACATGAGATGCGCGTTGAGTGAAACCGAACCTAATATTGTCAAACTTGCGAATGCAAAGCAATTTCAACCTTCACACTAG
- the LOC118271160 gene encoding uncharacterized protein LOC118271160, producing MAEYNFEGDFTNISERQLEYINKVVLEQNLNVNKVVFNSFGQAGDNFGANVRRISIEGENGNMKMILKIAPVDDIVRKSTFTEHLFHNEHVMYTEVLPKLVALQKAAGVPEEEHIRYAKCYGILNEPPNEVIMLEDLKESGHIMLDKYEPLKDDVVRNVLKTFAIFHSLSHVLKSKEPATYKCFEIKLRDVWAMMSTNPEYTKNFTALDDAVVSMVDNDNHRNIVKNKISNMFNVILKLKQEENRKYSVIQHGDAWTNNILFKVVDGAVRFSTMIDYQGARRNNPVMDILYMIFNCTDYETRKDNFYSWLDYYHSELDKSLSYFGLKADAVYPRDQLNADVKKYSELVFGIALFTCNILNRDVNETKEIIDSMEHSGLTELMTSLANTKMTGESEKRARKRIEGLIASYAEFGFFDHFGN from the exons CGTCAACTAGAGTATATCAATAAAGTGGTTTTAGAACAAAATTTAAACGTTAACAAAGTGGTATTCAATTCATTTGGACAAGCTGGTGATAATTTTGGGGCAAACGTGAGGAGAATCAGCATAGAGGGAGAAAATGGAAATATGAAGATGATTTTGAAAATAGCACCCGTAGATGATATTGTACGTAAGTCAACGTTTACTGAACATTTGTTTCATAATGAACATGTTATGTATACGGAGGTACTGCCTAAGTTAGTGGCACTGCAGAAAGCAGCAGGAGTACCAGAAGAGGAACATATAAGATACGCAAAATGTTACGGAATTCTAAATGAACCACCAAACGAAGTGATAATGTTAGAAGATCTTAAGGAATCAGGTCATATAATGCTGGATAAGTACGAACCATTAAAGGATGACGTTGTGAGAAATGTTCTGAAGACCTTTGCAATTTTTCACTCCCTGTCACACGTATTGAAGAGTAAAGAACCAGCTACATACAAATGTTTTGAGATTAAGTTAAGAGACGTGTGGGCAATGATGTCTACAAATCCGGAATATACGAAAAATTTTACAGCGCTTGATGATGCTGTTGTATCAATGGTTGACAATGATAATCATAGGAACAtcgtcaaaaataaaatatcaaatatgtttaatgtaatcCTTAAGTTAAAACAAGAAGAAAATAGGAAATATTCTGTCATTCAACACGGTGACGCTTGGACgaacaatattttgttcaaagtcGTG GATGGCGCAGTACGATTCTCAACAATGATTGATTATCAAGGAGCTAGAAGAAATAACCCTGTGATGGACATCCTCTACATGATCTTCAACTGCACTGACTATGAGACTAGGAAAGATAACTTCTACAGCTGGTTGGACTATTACCACTCTGAGTTAGACAAGTCCTTGTCGTACTTTGGTCTCAAAGCTGACGCGGTCTATCCAAGAGACCAATTGAATGCTGACGTGAAAAAATATAGTGAATTAGTATTTGGTATAGCTCTATTTACTTGCAACATTTTGAACAGGGATGTAAATGAAACGAAAGAAATTATAGACAGTATGGAACACAGTGGGCTTACTGAGCTAATGACTTCTTTGGCAAATACAAAAATGACGGGTGAATCTGAGAAACGTGCAAGAAAGAGAATTGAAGGGCTGATTGCTAGCTATGCAGAATTTGGATTTTTCGATCATTTTGgtaattaa